A single genomic interval of Flavihumibacter rivuli harbors:
- a CDS encoding PIG-L family deacetylase: MPKMSLLLFTWLLAIAVNGQTKSQKTILGIFAHPDDENMIGPVLAKYAREGYQVQVIIATDGKYSPKATNIPEGDSLGRIRRQETICACQALGILPPIYLGIDRLDTRNGVRPYLNGRKQFLKELQQHITRIDPDAIITFGPDGEYGHPEHIVVGAATTEILLREGWVDKYPLYFLGWKKEQVTDDEDLGYVDAQYLQVAVRYSDEDASRAIAAEKCYKSQKTAAEMEALKELLTSEKEKSIYFRKFTAPANQKMKNGFF; the protein is encoded by the coding sequence ATGCCAAAGATGTCCCTCCTCCTATTCACCTGGCTACTGGCAATAGCCGTAAATGGACAAACCAAAAGCCAAAAGACCATCCTGGGCATATTCGCACATCCCGATGACGAAAACATGATCGGGCCAGTCCTGGCCAAATATGCACGGGAAGGGTACCAGGTGCAGGTCATCATCGCAACAGACGGTAAATACTCCCCGAAGGCGACCAATATACCCGAAGGGGATTCCTTGGGTAGGATTCGCAGGCAGGAGACCATTTGCGCCTGCCAGGCACTGGGAATACTTCCCCCGATCTATTTAGGAATCGACAGGCTCGACACCCGGAACGGCGTCCGTCCCTACCTGAATGGTCGCAAACAATTCCTAAAAGAGCTGCAACAGCATATTACCCGGATTGATCCTGACGCCATCATCACCTTCGGTCCCGATGGGGAATACGGCCACCCGGAACATATAGTCGTCGGTGCGGCGACAACCGAGATCCTGCTAAGGGAAGGGTGGGTAGACAAATACCCGCTATACTTTCTTGGCTGGAAAAAGGAACAGGTAACAGATGACGAAGACCTGGGCTATGTTGATGCACAGTACCTGCAGGTAGCCGTCAGGTATTCGGATGAGGATGCCTCCCGGGCCATAGCTGCCGAAAAATGCTACAAGTCGCAGAAGACAGCAGCAGAAATGGAAGCGCTAAAGGAACTACTGACCAGTGAAAAGGAGAAAAGTATCTATTTCAGGAAGTTCACGGCACCGGCCAATCAAAAGATGAAGAACGGATTCTTTTAG
- a CDS encoding ACT domain-containing protein → MDRISEKQHCHLRAFDNITKTMSGEKDLSLLLKGLEPKQVAGDYVFCTLAETGNLQFEDIIMYFREEEGHTFIIHKELADKLGLAYSYIAAWITITIHSSLEAVGLTAAFATALSKEGISCNVVAAYYHDHIFVHHNDVEKAMEVLRKLSGR, encoded by the coding sequence TTGGATAGGATTTCGGAAAAGCAGCATTGCCATTTAAGAGCCTTCGATAATATCACCAAAACCATGAGCGGAGAAAAAGACCTTAGCCTATTGCTGAAAGGACTTGAACCCAAACAGGTAGCCGGGGACTATGTCTTCTGTACCCTTGCCGAAACCGGCAATCTGCAGTTCGAAGACATCATCATGTACTTCAGGGAAGAAGAAGGGCATACCTTCATCATCCATAAGGAGCTGGCAGACAAGCTGGGGCTTGCCTATAGCTATATTGCCGCATGGATCACCATTACCATCCATTCCTCCCTGGAAGCAGTGGGATTAACAGCAGCCTTCGCCACTGCGCTCAGTAAGGAAGGCATCAGCTGCAATGTGGTAGCGGCCTATTATCACGACCATATTTTTGTGCACCATAATGATGTGGAGAAAGCGATGGAAGTGTTGAGGAAACTATCGGGAAGATGA